GGGGGGGAGATGAAGAGCAAGGCAAGATATCGAGCTCATTCCAGCTGAAGAGGGAACTGACCAAGCGAATGACAGCAACGCAGCTcgcaacgcagagacgccacCCGACAGAAAACTCACGGGAAAAAGGAGGAAAGGAACAGCAGCATTAGTTCTTTGCTTGCCGAGAAACACCGCTCTAAAACGTGGCGGCTGCTCACCACGGGGTTGTGtacgagggcgcgcgagagaaggaggagcaaAAGATCGACTTCTGTCGCGCGCTCATGAACTTCGTCCACGACCACCACCGAGACGTCTCGCAAGTACCTGAACAGAAGAAACGCGTCTCACGCCCATCTtgtccgcggctgctgcgagaTCTCGCGAAAGACGAAGTAGCGTCTCCCCCTCGGAGAGAGTCGACGGGATAAAGATAGCCCAGCTTTGCGGGAAaacagcgaaaaaaaacacgCGCAACGAAAGCCGACAAGACATTCCCACAGCAAAAGTGTTTCCGTGTACAGCTCATGTGAAGACATTTTTATTCCAGTTGAGAGAGATATATTTCCACATATTTTTATATATTCACGTAAATacacatatttatatgtatgcatgtaaaCCGCCGGGTTACTGCGGACTGCAGATGGGGCCGTCGGTGCGGGGGTCGTGCGTCTTTTTTATCCGCCAACATAGAGGCTTCTGGTCTTCCGACGTGCTCACAAGCGATGCGTCGCGAAGCCCTGGTAAGCTCGAATATCGAAGGAACGCCCAGCCCACACCAATACATACAAAAATCAaacatacatagatacatacatacataatgCATACAGGCAGACATACAGacatacacatgcatgcatgcaaagaTCCATGTCCGCATGCATGTCCACAGATGTGGCCGTAGGGCGCAGCAGTGCCCTTGGCGCACCGGTCGCTAAGGAACTTTCTGAGGAGGACTCCGTGCGTGCAAAAGATAAGGCGGGAGTTTTTTGACATTTTCGTCTCAAGGCGAATTTGATAGCcaacgaggccgccgagcgcaGTCCCCATCTcctccgccacgcgcgcggcgacggatACTGCCGCCAGACGCCGAGGCTGACTGCAGAGAACtagcgaagacgccgaagaaggcgtgCCTGAGGCagactgcgcggcggcctcgaggagGATGCGAGGGATTTGCGTCGTCTTTCCCGACCTGAAAAAGacgagcgaaaaaaaaaacagagtCGTAAGAAGTGCCCGTGTAGCTTCGCAACAATCACGCGCAGACAAGTGAAGTGCGTCTGTCTCACTCGACGCTCCTGTACatctaaatatatatatatatatatatatatatatatgttatacacagatatatataagcAAATATAcgtagatagatatatacatatgtatataccgAGGAAGATATGGAGAAGTATCCACGAATGCATGCAAAGCGATGCACACATACgtacaaatacatatatatatatatatctataaatatatgtatatatatatatatatatgaccGTGGCTCTCTGTCCTAAGCGTCTGTTCTAGGAGCTTTTTCGTGAAGCGTATGTCGcttgtcttcttcgtcgcgcctccgcgtgttTCTGCCGCTTGGGTGGAGTGCAGAATTTCGGCGTTTCGAAGCCTCACCCAGTCTCGCCCTGCAGCACGAGGACGCGCCTCGTAGCATCTCCCATGAACTTATGAAGGAATGCCTCGTGCTCGCGCACCGGCAGACCAAGCGCTTCTTTCTTGCTGCTTTCTGTAGTTCTTCCGCGGAGAATCTGCTCACACAAGTCGGGCGATAGCGGGTACAGACTACGCGACTCCGCCACCccttctgtctccgcggacTCTCCATTCGCCGTCGTTggcgcgccgagagccgcgtcgcgtgtctcgccgcggccgctcgctTGCGTGCGCTTGCGGGCGTCGGCGTTTTGGGCTTCCTGTTCTCTGGAGGCCTTAAAGGGCGacgaagcgagcgaggcctttcttccttctcggcgAAGGGCTGCACCTGTCTCCACGGAACTGTGCTTGGAGTCTCCAGTCGCATGCGCTGGCATCGAAGGGccttgcctccgcggctttgctcgacgcgcgcgtaGCAGCCCCAGCGGgtcgtctgccgcggagcatcccgaggcgaaggcaaTCCAACGCCGCAAGAGATCTtgtttctcttcgtcttccgcgtccgcgctggAGTCTTCGccggtctcgcgcgccttcctgcgcGTCGCAAATAGCGCCGCCTGGAGCTCCCCGAAGGCCTCGCGGAGGAGTGAAGGCGACTGAAGGAAAGACGAAATATCCAGTAGAGAGGCCTGCAGGTTGCCGTCCTCAAGCGCATGTGCAACAGCCCGTTCTTCAGGCGAAGTAGGCGCCCGCGATGAGGGAGAGGTGCCCTGCGCcggggcgagaagaagacgatggAGTGGCGGTAAGACGGCGGGCTCTGACGCCAGCGAGGGATAGAGCGCGGACAGAGGCGACTCCAGGAGACGCGAAAGCGCGAAGCGcgaagccgagagagagatccAGAGCGAAAAGAAACTGAGACACAGCGAgcacgaagaggacgaggggGGAACGAGGTCAATCCAGACGAGaggcggaagcagaggaTACGGGCCTGCCTCGGGAGGCACGTACACGAAGAGACGCCCGTTCAAGGcagccggcagcagcgaggacggcgaggcgagcgccgagggGAGGATAGCCAGCAGTGGCTCGGTCGGAATTGCCTCAACCGTAAATGAGGCAAACATCCCAGAAAGATCGCGCGaagccgacgcaggcgcgaaaACTTTGAAGGACGCCCCGGGGAACAGGCTGTCAACCGCTTCTTTCTCGTCGGCAAGTAGCTGGACCAGTGAACGGCAGGAAAGAAACCAAACGAAAGACAGATGATCTGAAGGGCCTCCTCGATGTCCCTCTCCAAGCGAGAAGGACGTGCAGACGAATCAAACGCCGAAAACAACGCAAACGTCGATCCTGGAAGAACGCCGTCATCCAtttatgaatatatatacatatatgtgaGTACATATATCGACCTGATTTGCTGGGAGCTTGTGGATCACCATACACGTACGTGCCGGCGAACCGACATGTATTACTACATCTACCTGTCAAGCATGTATATCTGCCTATACCTACCCCCAGACGGTTCGGGGCTTCCGGATATTGGAATACACAGAGAGGTGTTCCACACGGCCGCGTTGACTGCGCTCTCACCTCTGCGATTCGGGCTTTCATCGCCTTGTTTCCCTGGATTGTCTCTTTCAACTTCTCCATCGAGAGGGACTCTGCACCAACCGCCCATCTCTCCTCTGGGCGGCCCCCCTGGGCAGCTTCCTGACTCCATGTTTCCGctgtgcgcgcggcgtcggcgagcgcctccaaCGCGCTTGCGAAGAGCAGAAAGACGGAGTTACGGTTTCGCGCGAAgagcttcttctccctctccaggCGCGTCAAGAGAtccctcgcaggcgcgtgcagcgcgcTGGCTTGGGCGAAGGCTCGAAGCGCAGCCAGTTCGatcgcgtttttctctgcccCGTGGCTGGCTCCACTCGCCTCCATGCTTGTGTCTTCGTCCTCCCAACTATCTGGGACAGCGGCTGTCTCGCcgttcgctctcttcgcgtcgccttcatCGCCTCCCACGGTCGCCGCAGTCGATCGATCCACAagaggctgcagacgcgcgaggaggctcTGCTGCGAGGCATGCAGTTTGCTTCGAATTTTTTCCAATTTTTCCAGAATTCCGTCCTTCCCGCCACCCCCCGCGTTCTctgccccgcccccccgcgcctcctcgacgagCTCATCCTCGATAAGacacgcgagaagacgcacgTCGGGCGACTCatccgccttctctcccttcctcGCCAGTCCTCGCTTCCCTGCTGGAGACTTCGAGTTCACGCCCATGTCTCCtctttccgcctccgcccgcagGTCGCCGgctccccgccgcgccggcgtctcctctgcgcgttcgCGCTCCCAGTCGTCTTGGAAgggctcgtcgtcttcactgtcgtcgtcgccctcgtcttcgtcttgccCCTTCGCGAAGACGTGAACCTCGATTTGTTTTCCTCTGGGGTCGAAggtgcgcggcaggcgctcttcgcgctcttcgTTCAAACAGAGGAAGTCGACTAGCGAGTGAAGAGTCTCTTCAAgcagcttctccgccgcctcgctgctcccccgcgcagccttcgcgcgcggcgcgtcgttcCCACTCGcgtgtcgctcgcgcgcgaggacttCCGAAAAAGTctccacggcggcgcgcgcctgagccTCTGCAaagccctgcgccgcgagcccaGCGAGCAGCCTCCCTGCAAACGCGTCGGAGAGCAAAAACGAAGATGGAGAATaaggagacggagagaggagaagcgacgcggcgagagtTCGCCAGCTGTGCCGGTGCCACAGAGGCGGCAGGACGAAGCCAGAGGCGCTGAGggcaggcgagggaggcgccgctgacgACGCAGATGAGGGCGCTGCGACCGCGAGCCGCTGGAGCGCTTTGCGGAGGACGCCTCTCACAGCCTCGCGGACTGCGGAGGCCATGTAGACTGTCGGCTCCTGGCTTCTCCTCTGTTCCTGCGCCAACTCGCGCCTACgctccttctgcgcgcgAACGACCCGCCGCGCATCCGCCTCTTGCTTCCGGTGATACTCCGAGGCAAactgccgcgcgctgctgatCGCGAAGACAGCCGGCGGTGCGgccggctccgccggcggagaaggcgaagccgaggaagacgcattcggagcagcggctgcggagggcgaggacgtCTTTTtgccgctcttcttctcgcgggcGCTCCCCGGAGAtgccgcagaagagacagaagaggcggaggggggcgaggcggccgccgcgcaggtgggagccggcgcgggagagagcgaggaaaccgggagtctccgcgccgacggcacggcttgcttttctctcgctggaGCTGGCGAGGGAGCCAGTGCCAGCCACGCCTCGCGGAACGGCGACGGAAACAACTTTTCGTAGGGCCGCGTGGGCTCCAGAAAgtgcagcgcgagaagcgctgAGAAGTGCTCGCTGTGCGTCTTGAACTCCCAGTCCTGCTCGGTGAGGAATCTGCGAAACAACACGCCAACAAGCGGACGAAGCTGAGGCGTTgaacgcgagcgcggagTCACCGGCAGCATCCGGGCCTGGAAAGGgagcgcggagccgcagggcaagaggcagacgcggctcgTGGCATGGAGAAAGGCGACTCCAGTGAGAAAGAAGCGTTTTTGCTCCCTTCTTTTCCGGTTTTTCGTCCCGGATTCGGGGAGAACTCGGTTGTCTTTATCCCATACGCGGAGTCGCCTTCCGTGTTGTGACAGCTACCATGTCTTTAATTATTTAGCCGACCTGGTGTCTCTGCCGCAgggtctctgcgtcctcacGTGTCCTGCTTCGTCTGTCATTTACGTGCTTGGTAGCCAAAAGAAAACAGTTTCCCTCTTTTCGCTGATGGTAGTTTTTCAACAATTTATAAATATTTTGGTTTAAACTATACGAGCAAATCTCTTTAAAAAAACAAATATGAAATGTAAAACTCTGACCGGAGATTCCCGCTGCTCACTTCATCGTCTTCGTGGCGTCCTTCGCGTGAGGCATGATGCACTCCGTCTTGAACCGTCCAGGCGCGTTGGCGCGCTTCTGCTCAAATCGCGGCTTGGGCAACTTGTGCTGCAAAAAACAGGTAGAGGATGAAAATTCAAACTCGCAAAACAACTTGGAGCCCAGAGGATCGAGGCGGGCGGGGACTCCTGAAGCCTGAAGACTCCTGGCCTCCGcaccgcatgcgcacgcaaCAGAGTTGACGATGCAGCTggaagccgcggccgcggagacttcAAAGCCCACGAGATCCGGCTGAGGATCTGAACACTTTCCTAAAACGTAGCTTTTCGTCAGTTACACACGCACAATCGACCCGTGAAGCCTGTAGACGTTCCTGCGTTGAGACTTTGAATGTGCGTACAGGCTCaggagcgaagacgccgatgACCGCGGCTCAGAGCGTGTCTCTCGGAGAGCGGTACAACCgggcgggctgcggcgactcAGTGAGTtctctctgcatctgcgtttgcgcgaaaaaggagacagaggggagAATTTCGCTGGCCTGGCGTACCTTTTGACAGTAGTTATGCAGCAACTGCTTCGGCGTGCGCTGGAAGGGCTTCAGCTCGATGTAGCCgggtggcggcggctccgcggctctggtattctcgcctgcgggcgctgcgccctACGAGCGAGAAACGAAAAGAAAATACGTGAAAACACTCACACGAGATGACCACAGGTTCgctcgcagagaagagagtcTTCCCAAGAacccgagagagagaagggggaCAGCGGAGCTGACACAAGCGGCGGGAGGAAGTCAGAAAGTGAAGCGGAGGTGAACAAGCAAGAAAATAATCGCAAAAGGCAAAGCAAACGAACGCACATCGACAGAAAAAAGACGGGGAACACGACCGGTGGAGAGCGACGCAAGAAGCAAAAACgagtgagagagaggaaaacgcctggagagaaaaaagagtaTTTCTTGCTGAAACATGCACTCCCGCAGCTGTTCTGGATACAGAAACTTCTCAGCTGCCTATCGAAGTcgagcggcgaagcgcctcacGCAGGCATAGACGTATCTGCTGTTTGTGAGTGCAGTTAAGAGACAACATCTTGTCAACCTTGCTTTGGTCTATTCCTCGCTCACCGAGtcttcctttttcttccccttcttgTCCTTTCCCGCTGAAGCAGAGGCCCCgagtttttcttcttcctttttgtccctttcgcctttttttcctttcttcgcgtccttcgcggGTTCCGGTGGGCTCTTCGCCCCCTTCGCCGTTTCCTCTtgggcggcggccttcttcggTTTCGCCATCGTCGCAAGAATGAGAAAGAACAAAACCCAGAAAAACGGACGAAAGGGAGGAAAAGGATACAGACAGAGGAAGTGTGAAATAATACAGGGACCacgccagcgagagagaaaaaagcggCGAAAGGACAGCCTACTACGAAGGCGGAGTTGGCGGATAcgggaaaagagagagaagagaagcaagAGACGCCAGACTCGAACGCGAGACAGCTCTCGTTGATCTCCGTCGAGCTAAGACTGACTTCAGCAGACTGAAAAAGTGGAGGAAAAGGCAACCTCGAGGCGAAAGACTTTCTTTCGTAGATGCATGCCCTCTTCCCTGTCTTTCTCCTCGACGGCGCTAACGACCAAAggccctcgcgcgggcgacgacaacgaggagggagaaaaaTGGAAATGGAGCAAGTACGGCGATCAAAGAAAGGAGAGTGGACGGAATTACAGGAAAAAAAATGAAGATaagcttcttcctccgtgTTGTCTTCGCAGGTGTCTCCTCTCACGTGGTGATGAGAACAGATGCAAaacctgcatgcgccggcgaATATTTTCTCCCGTTGCATGCGGCCCGGAACAGCTGACCTGAGCCCCTGGAGAAGGGAAAAGAAAACTCTCGTGTTCGGCCTGAATTTCAACTCCTTTTTTCAGCAGAAGTCCTTCCTTTAGCTTGCTGCTTGAAAGGCTTGCGCGATCGAGCATGAAGAGGATGCCACATTTAACggtatgtatacatatgtctGTACACAGAGCTGTATCTATACcaatatatgcatatatatatctgtatatttacctacatatatatatatatacgtacatcTATACAAATATTTATGTATAGAGATAGACATAGAGACGTAGCTGAATCAATGAGCAGAACGAAGCACATAACTAGCTGtagatacatgtatataGGCACAACAGAAAAAAAGTAGATAGCATGATACAAATGCATTGACAGATAGATTGAAATCGATCATCTAATCGACGGAAAAATATAGATGGGGCGATGGACAGACGCATACAGCTTATAAAGTGAAGTCCACCAGGGGCGAGTGCGCAGGAGAAACCCGTCCCTGGCTATCTCGTGCCTTGTCTTCGATGTGCATGCAAACGCGAAGGTGTTTTCGACTCGAGAAATACAAACACATATCTCTCCTTCGAACTGTGCCTCTAaacaagagagaaagaatAGGGGATGACTGGTTTTTAGATATCGCATGCAACAGACACACAACTCTGCAAAAAAAGGAAATTGCCGCGGAGTCGAGAGGCATGCATACGCGAAAGAGAAGTGCGTGCCTCGCGCAATCCTACACGAATGCAACAGAACAGGATTCAGATGTCTTCACCCGCGGTCCCCGTGAGAGACTTGCTGATGGAGAGTCTTGGACTCAATACTCCGGTGATTCCGGTCACTTGGAAGCACGCCGTGGCAACACAGAGGCGCCTTCGCAATGGAGTTCATGTTTTCACTCGTTTGTGTCCGAGCCCGTGAACGAAAAGTCGATATCAAATAGTTCAAAGAAGCGACAGCCTCCCTAGATAGAGGACTTCTGTGTGCAGAGCGGAAACTGTCATCAGCCCTCTCTGCGGAGTCAAGACATGTACACCGATGGACAGAAAAAGTAAATAAATAGTTAGAGGCATTCAGATACGAACAAAAGCGAACAGAGAGATGAATTCACGCCACTACGATCCGCCGATATTGTACGTGTTTCCTCTcccccgcgagcgccgtcgcgctttGTGCCCAGCCGACGCAGATCCGCTCGGCGTGTTAACTACTTTGCATGTGTGTAAAAAGAGAACAAAGCAAAGAATTGCGAAGCGCGCTGGACATCGCCTTAGATCTACGCATTTTCCAGCACACGTGCggcgcatatatatgtactttTATATTTATACATCCGTAGAGCGTGCGC
This portion of the Besnoitia besnoiti strain Bb-Ger1 chromosome VII, whole genome shotgun sequence genome encodes:
- a CDS encoding DEAD/DEAH box helicase domain-containing protein (encoded by transcript BESB_076310), encoding MAKPKKAAAQEETAKGAKSPPEPAKDAKKGKKGERDKKEEEKLGASASAGKDKKGKKKEDSGAAPAGENTRAAEPPPPGYIELKPFQRTPKQLLHNYCQKHKLPKPRFEQKRANAPGRFKTECIMPHAKDATKTMKFLTEQDWEFKTHSEHFSALLALHFLEPTRPYEKLFPSPFREAWLALAPSPAPAREKQAVPSARRLPVSSLSPAPAPTCAAAASPPSASSVSSAASPGSAREKKSGKKTSSPSAAAAPNASSSASPSPPAEPAAPPAVFAISSARQFASEYHRKQEADARRVVRAQKERRRELAQEQRRSQEPTVYMASAVREAVRGVLRKALQRLAVAAPSSASSAAPPSPALSASGFVLPPLWHRHSWRTLAASLLLSPSPYSPSSFLLSDAFAGRLLAGLAAQGFAEAQARAAVETFSEVLARERHASGNDAPRAKAARGSSEAAEKLLEETLHSLVDFLCLNEEREERLPRTFDPRGKQIEVHVFAKGQDEDEGDDDSEDDEPFQDDWERERAEETPARRGAGDLRAEAERGDMGVNSKSPAGKRGLARKGEKADESPDVRLLACLIEDELVEEARGGGAENAGGGGKDGILEKLEKIRSKLHASQQSLLARLQPLVDRSTAATVGGDEGDAKRANGETAAVPDSWEDEDTSMEASGASHGAEKNAIELAALRAFAQASALHAPARDLLTRLEREKKLFARNRNSVFLLFASALEALADAARTAETWSQEAAQGGRPEERWAVGAESLSMEKLKETIQGNKAMKARIAELLADEKEAVDSLFPGASFKVFAPASASRDLSGMFASFTVEAIPTEPLLAILPSALASPSSLLPAALNGRLFVYVPPEAGPYPLLPPLVWIDLVPPSSSSCSLCLSFFSLWISLSASRFALSRLLESPLSALYPSLASEPAVLPPLHRLLLAPAQGTSPSSRAPTSPEERAVAHALEDGNLQASLLDISSFLQSPSLLREAFGELQAALFATRRKARETGEDSSADAEDEEKQDLLRRWIAFASGCSAADDPLGLLRARRAKPRRQGPSMPAHATGDSKHSSVETGAALRREGRKASLASSPFKASREQEAQNADARKRTQASGRGETRDAALGAPTTANGESAETEGVAESRSLYPLSPDLCEQILRGRTTESSKKEALGLPVREHEAFLHKFMGDATRRVLVLQGETGSGKTTQIPRILLEAAAQSASGTPSSASSLVLCSQPRRLAAVSVAARVAEEMGTALGGLVGYQIRLETKMSKNSRLIFCTHGVLLRKFLSDRYLRDVSVVVVDEVHERATEVDLLLLLLSRALVHNPVLKVVLMSASVSVEFFASYFRRLPPGSLVPRGIAPRASSPSACVSTLRVSGRTFPVSVFYAEDIRRLVEKDADGRRPSSASAFSSLALARDVRRASRSEGGGFAQAAPGGRERASAEEEIAFASSDAVVPCPLPAIIRDVAELIRFIHGSRPLREAASGNQKPEGKGGDRGGREQAARGAILVFLSGVGEVNSACRACEALGLPLWVLPCHAALQPAQQQKVFQPAPPGLRKVVIATNIAETSVTIPDISFVIDSGLHKQMEFDPRKRLSQLREQAISRSAAQQRAGRAGRVAAGECFRLYEKSVFEKYMKQSETPELQRRPLENVCLQLKAIFPHEPLERILAECIEPPSPSSITSAVKVLSRLGALQLSASASPDAARGCGDEERLTSLGRVLSLFPMDLAFARMLIYSAALSCLDEMTALCALMAVESSLYVSHLVNPEASAARQKYFSRSQSDFITNLRIFFAWRLVQKNRRTEEQFCRKFGVNPQSMRNADELRKRFARVVAEVGLKDLTQAQESERVKPAARTPAREPRGAQADEDPEAGHEEEIDARICSELLDGEALVASLSSEKGEEGVADGAAALKCASTTRATEAEASGKKSAEEEGNSRSIFWYLKACVVAGLYPQVAVVRAPRKRFVHVASGTVEKLPEPWEIKYLTRVEDDERGEPEKAANAQEQLQRVFIHPSSINFGTNRLETQWLAFLEKVQTSKPFIKDVSTVSVFALLLLSCCEIEVCGERGLLRLDGWIELRCPGLIGSYIRTLKFLFSVLLDAFFSRTLSRSYFREPGRGTRHRHDGKKGKPQNSAAASPSCLAERSVCGSGLFEEEDGQRVGAELISVVKKLVEFEGHKL